CCCCACCCCACCGCCCGACTAGCAATTACTACAACACTGAGTTACGGTAACACCAAACTTATGGCATGTTGATGGATGTTAGACACGtgtgtagggctgtaaacgaaccggaaGTTCAgcgaaccgttcggcgggaagtctGTTTACGTtcattcgtttaataaatgaacgaacatgaacaaggaaTTTCGTTcaattaattaaatgaacgaacacaaacaaaggTCGTGTTTGTTCagttgtgttcgtgaacgttcggtaatatgttcgtttatGTCCGTTTACGTCCGTTCATGGTTCTTTGTTTTGTTTAGTTTATGTTAAGTCATTCGAAACATAGATCTTCAAAACATTATTTTGGAATAATTATGTTCATGCTTATTATGTCTAACTTGTGCCTTTGTTTTGGGATAATTATGTTTATGATTATTATATCAAGTGTTTAACAAGGTAATTATGTTTAATGTTTGGAttaagatgtttttttttttttttttaaatggtaaATGTTTGTTTGTGTTCCCGAACCGTTCATGAACAAGTTCAATtctttaatgaacgaacacgaacaagaattTTCATTCTATATATGTTCGTGAATCCTTCGTGAACATGTTCAATGTTAAACTAACGAACATGACCAAGGTTCCATTAGGTTCGGTTAGGTCCGTTTACAGCCCTACACGCGTGTATATTTGTGTGTCGTGTAAttgcttaaaatatataccataCCTGCAAACCAAGCTCCAAATTATCCGAACCAACAGGATGAGGACCCAACTGAGTCAACTCTTCAACATGCTTCATCGCCTCTTCCTCCGAAAACCCCCTTTTCCCCACTTGTTGGGCCGTAAGAGGATACGGCAAAATCTCAAACTGATAACGATGAACCGCCCATATCCCGTGTACAATCAAGATAAACAAAGCCACAACAGTATAACCCGATCTCTTCCCAGTCACTACATTCTTAATCTTTTCCTGGTCTGCCGCCTTCCCAGACTTCGATACCCCATCACTCGAATTCTTAGACCTATTTCTCATTCTACTTCACTTCGGCAATTGATCGAACACCTGGTGTGCAACCAAAAAACACTATAAACAAACACTAATTTCAGGCAATAATTAAAGGGATAAGATCATTAATGATCGTTGTATTGAGATTTAACTCAATTTTCACTTGGGCAATTGATCGAGCAAGTTGTGTGCAACCAAAAAACACCATAAACAAACAGTTTAGTATGTGAATTATATGAATAATATGATCATTCATGATTGGTGTAGTGAGATTTAACTCAATACTTTAGTTTAGTATGTGAATTATACAAATAACTGATGCGTAAAAGCAAAGGGGATCGGATCAAATTAGTGGAGAACTAACCTGTTTTGGTGGGTGGATTCCGGCGAATTTGGATAACGATTTATACGAGGATTGAAGAAAGAATTACCTTTGTTTGGAGAGTGAATTGTGCAAAGGTTGTATGGTAAACATTTTGACTTTTAGTCGGAGTGTTGTTGCAAGTGACGCAATGAGTTTGATCTTTCAATAAATGACTCCAACCCCCCGCAACTATATAACTTTCAATAAATGTATATCAAGTATTTTAAAGATTCGAGTAGATTTGGATCTCGATTCTTTTATATGTGTTCTAAGTGTTGTAGTGTCATGCTAAAGATcgaaattaaatatttttaaccCAAGGTATCATGTCGCTCCTCAATCACCAAAACGATGTACACCTAGCATATAACAAGCAGTGGAGGATTCATTAAGTGGGTAGTGTGAGTCTCTATCCACCGTCCAATCCATTTAGATAGTGTGTTGTTTCAAACTTTCAATTGTTGCTTTGTGGAGTTGCATAGTTGGAGACGCTGAGAAAGTGAGAAGTAGAGAAGTAACCATGGTAGAAAATTCAATAAATTTGTCTGAGTAATATATTCTTGTTTTAAAACAAATGATAGTCACATcagaattaaaaaatatatatattttctcttGATTTTGGCCAAGTGCCTATAGCTTTTTATTTTTGAGTGGCCCAACTGATTTTCGTTTAAGTGTGTCGATTGATTTGTTTGTGTATGttaatttatatttgttttttatctaGATACCTGTAAGATTTTTTAAATAAGAAAAATTTATCGTATTATTAAGTAAATAAGTATGACAAGTTTTACAATATCATGAAGTGGATGATAATTGGTTTTACCAACCCATGATCCGTCTTGTTTTAACCCAACCAATTTGTGCCTCctgtcaaaaaaataaaaaataaaaaaataaaaaaaaaagattcgCCACTGATTACAACCCCTTTAAGCGTATGGTATCCCATTGAGAGTACCATATATTGCCTACAACAACTTTTTGGCTATTTTATCCTTTCAAACACAACTTCTACACAATACAACTTACGGCATCACATTTAACTTCTACGTACAACATGAAGTAAACACAACAAAGCAAGAACTTCAATCATCTATATGGGTCATCAATATCATCCAACTATAGGTCGCAAAACAACTTTGCGACTCCATTAGTCACTTACAATACAACTAGTGATCCACACAATTTCAACATGATCACAAACACCACTTAGATTAATACTCCACTTTTTTTATCACATACACTATTATGATTTATTATTCTCAAGTAAGACTTTAAACAACATATAGCACACATTTGACTAAATCCGACTAAACCACAAAAATGATTTACTCATTTACATATACTTTCTTATGTATGATCATGTAATACACACCTTTGTGTGTAGGATGcttggtttcttctgttcctcttccAATGTCTTCTACAAGTTTGTCAATTCTACTAATATCCTTCTTAACCAACCTCAAATGCATCTTTATAGGTTGCTTGGATTCACTTGATAACAATTTAACAGGGTTGGTTTTAGGTCCCCTATCCCAAATCTTGACTAGATCAAAATACATTGGTTCACTTCACATTCAAACTTGAAAAACTATACCTTCTAAGTTCAACTCTAGCCACTTAGGCTAAATTTAACACCAATTAGCATGATAAGTCTAATAAGTGGCTTTTAAAGGAATTTTCACCAAAAATTATCATAATTATTTGATTTAAGCACCATATATGACATGTTTATaatatttttctttcaatttggATGGGTTAAGAGCATAAATAATCAAAAAACCCCCAAATTACACCTATTAAGGTCAATTTCCCTTAAAACCCACATACCCAAATTACACCTATTAGATATGTTTCATCCAATAAACATATCTAACCAATCCAACAGCCTTAATGCATACAAAATGATGTAATTTTTCTTAATAACTTAAAAATTCATCCAATATTTGTATAAAATTTACATAATCTCGCTTGATTACCCAAAATCCGAAAAGTAAACGAGCATAGTTCATTCATCGTAATGGAGTTTCCAGGAATTCAACTTAAAATATACACTTAGGTAAGTCATTCTAGCCCAAATAAACCACAATTTTTCAAACTTAAGCTTGTCACATTATAACTTTATATTTAGCCATTGAGGTCAAAGGATTGTTTACCAATAGTTCTTCACTTGTTGGGTATATGATCTTCCAAGCTAGGTTTTTATCTCCAGTTTTGCAGAATTTATACTCCCTTGACCCTTCCCTTGGATCATCTTGTCACCAATTTTTCTTGTTTAACACACAAAAACACCAACTTCTCCTGTGAGACTTTTCTTATATATAAATTTCACTAAGTCAttaagtttttaaaaatatatcttACAACTTAGGATGTTACAACCACAGTTGGCAGGAGTTGTATTCGAGCCAAATACGATCCCAAATTTTGTCTCAACTCGTATTATTACTAGCTTGAACCAGACTAAATGCGAGACACGAAAAAATATTCAACATTCAAGGAATAGATTACACACATCAGATTTCATATGACAACTTCATGTTCAAGCATTCAAAAAGTTCACTCGAATCATGATCGAACAGACTGTAACCAGTCATTAGAACCTTTTGAGATCCAAATCCTTCTATAACTAAACAAACCAAACACGCAATGAATTTTCAAAGGATTCCGCGAAACAAACTCCCCAAAACGTCAAAAACAATCTTAACTTAGGGCTCCATAATAAAAGATCAAAAACAATCTTAACTATTACTACTCACAACAGCCTGATTTAGATCTTTATATAAGAATATCATATCCTACATTTAAGTTCCAGAAAATAAAACCTTATCtagaataacaataataataataataaaaatataaaacagtACAAAATCCTACCTCAAGTATCAAATTTGTAGCTCTTTCAGCTTCTCTACTACTTCAGAATCTTGCACTTTGCTCTTTTCTTCCTTTAGCAACTGCAAACTATCTGCTGGTCCGGTTAGTGGCGGTGATGACGTGGCAAGCGGCTTCATAGGATCCTTCAAATCCGCCACAGGATCTTTATTCACCTTCTCTTCAATCGGTCGTATGTTGGCAGCCACCGCCTTGATGGCAGCTTCAGGAGCAGAGAAAACAGGTACCGCTTGTCGAATAGTGACTGGAGGCGGCGCAGTACGCACCACCGGCATCCTAAACTGCGGAGGATGACGCGGCGGAGCGGAGAAAACAGGAATCACATTACGTATAGTGACAGGTGGCGTGATCCCATGATGAGCCCTGAAGTGTCGCACCGGAATGTATGGTACGGCTTCAACTGCAGGGAACTTGTGTGGTCGGGCTGCAATCGGGATTTCGGTTTTCATGCTTGTTTGGACGTTATTCGATGCGGTTAAACTAGGCCTATTTCCACGTGTCGTTTTAGGGCATATAAAAGGAAGTATTTTTGATGTTGTGGATGAAGTTGATTGTGTGTTAACTAGTTTCGGTTTTGGTGCTGGAAAGTGAATTGGCAAGGGTATATTCGACATTTTCGCCTTTAATCTAAATTTCTGTAAAGCACGAGCCACTGTAACGTGTTCTTGCTCCTCGATGTTCCCTTTTTGTAACGATGAATTTTCGGATTGTTGGGCCACTAAATAACCAAATAGAAAACTAACGTTAATCATGTTTGACTTTTTGACCATACGACGATATAAAAAATTAAGAACACATTACTTACTATGTTTGAGGGATGACCAAGCTGACATGGCGGCATTTTTTTCAGCTTGCTTCTTGTTCTTTGCGGGCTCGCCTGTAAATATGCAATCGGCCAATTCGACAGTGCAGGTGAAAACAGGAAAATGACCGAGGCCAGACCTAAAAGTTGTGTATGTTGGTAATGACGATCCTACCCTTTGAGAAACCTCTTGCAAAAGGTTCTTGTATACCCCTGTTTCATCCTGTTTATACAAATGTTTTGGCAGGGTAAATAGAGTTCTTATACAAATCTAGAAAAAAAATAACAGGCTTTTGTGTAATGTTTCTATACCAGCTTTACATGATTAGTTACGAAATATAATATGTACATTACTTTGACAATCCAATTAGCACTAAAACAGGTTATTACATATAGCATGAGTTATTTATGGGTAATGGTAGCCATCACACGTATCAATCTATCAATGGTGGAAAACAGAAGTGGATTATCAAAGAAAATATCCGACATGGTCAGTATTGTATTGATACAAAATATTGTTAACGAATGAAACCCAAATTTAATAACCTTTCAAAGTTCAATTTATAATCTAGGTTTCAAAAAACGCAAGTACACAAGGCGTTGCTTTATGTACAGACTACAACCAAAAGCTCTCATCTGTTATACATATCACATAGACCATTCATAATGTTGGGTTCCTAGGCTTTAGGGTacatgggcgaagcttttaaggggcggccgaccccccgaacttttcgcttagtagtggagagtatgtagttttcatatagaaatttttgggtatatacgttttcgaccccccagttttatagaaattttaggtccggtgacttacGCCCcctcggtcggaaatctcaagcttcgccactgttagGGTAGCCGCCCGTAGTTATTACgcccacttagttaacttgttgactAAGTAGGAAACCCTAACcttgttctataaatacctatgatGTAATTGTAGTCTGTGTCATTGTGTCATTCTGAAAACAGTTGTGAGCATCTAGTAAAAGTGAAACCGTAGTTGCAACCTgtggacgtaggtcaccttgaccgaaccacgtaaattctcgtgttcGTTATTTCCTGCAagcaagtgtgtgtgtgtttgttccgcttccgctcgagcctactctgatcCGATACCCTAACACATAATCTTCTCATCCTTTTGGTCAGAGTTACCCAAAGGTCACTATTTTCTAAATTTCGAAAGCAGCCGGCCTAATTTTGACAAATATGTTCATGAAGCAATGCCTCACGACTCTGAGGCGCTTTCGCTGCCGTCGGGCATGCTTTTGAAACCAAGTTTACAATTAACAAAGAGAGAAACTtcaaaaataacaaacaaaagtTTGGTGTTCATAGTTGCGCTCGTGTTTTAtacatggttgtaaaaatcccgactagccTTCAAGTAGTCaacgattaatcgctagtcggagGTTCACCGAGTAATTGTTATCTAATCGGCCAAATAACCAGTTGGTGGTCAACAGTGGTCAAATCCAATCCTAATTGGACAAAAATCAGTGACAGTCTAGCGATTTCGGCCAAATTCTGGCCCGATTCTTGACTAAAACTTGTAAATTCCGGCAATTAATCTTATCTACTAAAAAATATTGGTCGAAGAAGGTGTTAAAACACGTCTACTAAAAAAATACATGTAAAAATGTGTGTGTatacaaataaaactaaaaatcacatataaaatCCCAATCTGATTAATCCTTGTTAATCCCAGTTAATCGTTACTCGGTACCACACTGACCAACTAGCGCCTgcgattcttacaacactggTTTTATACATAACAAACAGTTCCTAGATTCAAACTAAAAGGGGCTCATGGTTCTATTCTCAATTTCTCATTCAGTCATTCTTTTACTTTTGCAACTCAATTGATGAATTAAAAACCAGATCGTTCTAAACAAATCTTTCAAGATTTAGCCAATACAATACAACATCATAGAAATATAACCAATATCCTAATAACAAATTCACAAAATCTATCTTCAAATCACATAAACATTTACCAAAACAACTCAAAGTAACaaactttacaaaaaaaaaaaaaaaaaaaaaaaaaaaagactgaCCAATATTCTAGCAGCGAGAGAACTAGAAGGGCCAGAATTAGCAAGAGCATTAAGAGCCACCTCAGCAGCAGAATGTTCGGCCTGTCTCAACGTGGTGCAGTAGTTAGGGCACTCATAAGTCTCGCCGTTAAAGTTAACGGTGGCTTTGAACCGCGGCGCGTGATCTGGACCTTCTCTTACACACGAGTAGGATGGTAAGTTGAAGCAGCTCCTCTGTGAGAGCTCTTGTAGCTGGTTTTTATACATCTGAAATTGATCGGAAATGAAGTGAAATTGGAAAGTTTTATTAGTTCTGGTGAGTTTGATTGAGTGGTGTCGTGGTAATGTTGTCACTCATGATGGGTGTTGTACGATTGCAATTTGGAGTTGTTGTCTAGGGTTTTGAATTTGATTTCGACAACGATGCATGTATGTATCGGTGCCGGTGTGTACGTGTAtcgatgtgtgtgtgtgtgtagagaAAGAGAGAGGAAGAGACTACGAAAGTGAAAATGTGGGAACTAGAGATGTGCAAACGAAATTTATACAACTTTACAAACCAAAAACTTCCATAAATTATTATTGGTTGTAATTTTTGCATTTGTGTAGTTGTTGTCACCAACTTATGTTATGTTTTCAATTAAAGTTGTGTGAAATGATTAAATTAcccataaataatttaaaaagatGCCCCACCCTTATATTCTCCTTTCTACCTGTCTCTAAAAAAACCTCCATCTTCAATCCATCACCATCTCTATCGtcaccttcaacccaccaccaccctAATTATCAATTACGAAATTTGTGAGTTTTTGTTTCTGTTTCTTATCATTTCACACACACTTAACTGAGAAACTTAACATAGGTTAGTGACAAGGATCATACAAGTCCAAAATTACAACCACTAGGACCAactctgtaattattgaagtcgTGGGATCAACTCTGCAATATTTGCAAACCATAAGAACCAACCAGACATTTAACTCTTCTTTAAATTTACAAAGCTCTTTTAAAAACTCCCCCTTTCCCTATGCTGCATGAATCCCACAAACCCAAATAAAAATGGGAAAATCACTAAATTGGCCACTGCAACGCCGTCTTTGCGAATTTGGCCACCGGACACCCCTTGCCGAGCCGTTTCAATATCCTGAAACGGCACAGGAATTTTTTTTAACGGTCATCCACTCCCCGTTTGACACGTGTCCGACAATCCATGTAACGGCTTGAGAAGCAAGCAGGGAACGCCACGTGGCTGATAATGTGGAAAGATCTTAGCCAAGCCGTTACAACTGGCTCATGTGGAAAGATCTTAGCCATGTTCCTTCAACGAGCCAAGCCATGTTCTTACGATCTAGCCAAGCCGTTAACGTACACGCATGGACCCACTTCTGTCATCCGAGCCGTTACAGCTGTCATCCGAGCCGTTTCCGTAAATTGCTTGTGCCCTTTTAGCTGGCTCCAAGCCGTTTTAGCTGGCTCCAAGCCGTTACAGATGGTCCGGGCCGTTTCAACATACGGTTCGAGCCGTTTCAGCTGGCTCGGGCCGTTTCAATCCTTTATATTTAGTGAGTGGCCGTTATAAATTTTTCCCTATATTTTTTGTATTTGTTTGTGCAACAGATTTGTTTAAAGTTATAAAAACATTTAGCATTTTGTAAAAGGAAGTTTCCAACTTAAAATTATGAAGATTCGTTTGGTTGTATACAATGGCGGAAAATGGGAAATCGTTAACGGAAAGTTGGAGTATGTTGCTGATGCTGATTCAAGTAGACGTGGTTTAGAAATTGAACCCAACCTTTCATACACTGCTTTTCTAAGTAAAGTGTCAAACATTTGTAGTTCTACAAACATTACGAAGTTATCTTATCGGTTGTCTTCCTTTAGTGATCCCATAGATATAATAAACGATGAAGATCTTGCAATTTTTTATAAATTTGCTatggaaaatatttttgaaatttataaattatatgtGATTGAAGGGTTTAGTGTTGGATCATCTAGTTTTTCAACTCCAAAAAAATTTTTAGTTCCTGATTTAAATTTCTGTGCTGATGAAGAAAATTATGACGTTGTAAACGACTCCCAACCAAATCCTGATAATTCTTTTGAAAATTGTTCGCGATCTTCATCAATTACTTTTGAACCAGGTCACGTATTTAATAACAAAGAAGACATGAAACTTGAATTGGGAAAAAAATGTTTGTTAGAACACTTTGAGTTTAAAGTAGATAGATCCTCTAAAAGTCGGTACCAGGTGTCATGTTTGGTCGACGGTTGCGGTTGGCGTTTCCGTGCAAGGAGTTTTGGAGATAGTGGGGTGTTTTTTGTTAAGAGTTTTAACGATAAACACACGTGCTCGAAGACGCTAACGTACCCACATGTTCGTCAGGCAAACCCAAATGTTGTTGCTCATTATTTAAAAGAACCTTTAAAAGACAGTGGAAGAATATATCATTGTAATGAAATAGTGAAAGATTTTAGACAAAGATTCCAAGTTGAGATAACCACTAGTCAAGCTTGGCGTGGAAAAAGTCTGGCACTAGAGCTTTTACAAGGATCAAGCAGAGACTCGTTCGCAGAACTACCACTTTACTGTTACAATCTAGAGCGGGCAAATCCTGGTTCTGTTACACATATCAAGACTGATGACGAGCGTCGGTTTGAGATGGTCTTTGTCGCGATTGGTGCTGCGGTAAGTTATAGCattatctgtttttattttatttcgacAAACTACATGGTTTTATTTTATTTCGACAAACTACATGGTTTCTGTCAAAGCTTAAAGAATGTATCGGTGAAATACCTGAAATGGCCATAATTTCGGATAGAGCGAATTCTATACATCTGGCTGTTAGAAACGTCTTTCCACATGTTTATCATGGGTTATGTTGTCGTCATTTAATGATGAACCTACGTTTACCCtctgataaaaaaaaaagaaaatgagaagTTGTGGTGGAAGACATGCAAATCGCACCGATTGTCTGATTTTAACGAGTCATTTAATGCTCTTTGTCTTGTCGTTCCTAGAGTACGACACACTCTAACAAGTATTGGGTTCGGTAGATGGGCAAGGGCGCATTGTCCAGACAATCGATATCATTATATGACATCTAACAGCGCGGAGTCTATTAACGCTTTATCTAGACACTCGCGTAAAATGCCGGTAACACAACTCTTAGAGTTCTTCCGGCAATCTGTACAAAAGTGGTTTTACGATCGCCGTTTGCAAGGTATACATGAAAAACATTTACTTACACAATGGGCACAgaagaaaatttttaaaaaaattgaagggTCTAGAACATGGACGGTTGCTGGGATTGAGTTAAACAGTTATTCTGTTGCAGACAGTGGAAAGGGGGGGTTTAGTGGACTTTGTTAATGGAACATGTAGTTGCCGAGTTTGGCAGGTTTCTGGTTTACCATGCGGGCATGTTATTGCCGTTTCAAAATTTTTAGGTGAAACCGACTGCAGTAAGTATTGCTTCCCGTGTTACTCAAACGAAGTCTATAAGAAAACTTATGAAGAAGCGATTTATCATCTTCCTCATAGATCTGAATGGGAGACTCCAGAAGACCTTATCAATCTTCAACCGCCACATATGACAAAACGCCAGGCTGGTCGTCCTCGAGAAAACAACCGAATCTTATCCCGCGGGGAAGAACCTACTGCCCTGTATTGTTCCCGATGTAACTCATATGGTCATCATCGGGATGTATGTCGGCAGCCCATGCCGTCAGAAGTTCGTACTCGCAAACACCCAGACAAAGGGAAAGGGAAAGAAACCGATAATCCTGATGATTTTACACAATCTCCTGCTGATTATATATATCCGTCTTTCAACTTGGGAGACTTTTAATActttattaatttattttgtgaaatttaatttaatttgtcGAGTAACTAGTTGCATATTAATATTGAAAATCATTTCATTAAAATatcttattaattttttttatattacatGCATACATAGAACCATTAAACATTAACAGGTGTGAAGCGCCCGGTGTAGAGTTCATCTGCCATGTACCGTCTGTATCTGAAACAAGCATCCTGAAGGTTTCCTTCGGTCCATGTTAAAGAACGATTCCAAATAAGTTTTTCCATTAGCATACATATGATGACTCCTGAATTTCTGCCAACACGATTTGTTTGAGGAGGCCACAAGAAATCCCCTACTATTTGCATGGAACGCGTCTCATTTATTCCTGACTGTTGCCAGTACGATATACGTCCGAGAAACCACAAAAATAAAGACTCAAATTCTAGAACAATTTGATGTACTCTTCTGTGTACGCAAAATGAATCTCCGCAATAATCGTGTCACAATTATTAGCAAAAAAAATTCTTAATTGTAGtgactttatatttattttaaaaagcaACCAATTTTGTTCGTTGTCCGGTATAGGAACGTATACCTGCAAAAAAGTGAATAATTTTAGGTTCTAAATCAACGctgtaaataaaaaaacaaaaattcttAGCAAAAAAATTAAAGGGAAAATTACATCAAACACGTATAagttcttatttaaaaaaaaaccctgaCATTTACTAATAACTGGAATGGATAAAAAGGGGGTTCTTTTTTAAAGAAACGGCCCCTTCGTGGATCGAACCTACGCCCTTTGTGTGAAAGCCAAACAtgttaaccagtttatcctcctacTCGGAGCTGATAACAttgttaactattttatttttatacacTAGTTTAAAACGGCCCAGTTGACAATTCTTTGCAGTCCACATTTGGGCCAGGTTGGGCTTCACGTTGGGCTTCGTTGACAAAAATTGTTATACACTACCGTTTTCGTTGCAGTCCACAATTGGGCTTCACGTTGGGCTTAACGTTGACAATTCGTTGCAGTCCACTATTTTTTTGTTAACTTTATTAATGTTATACACTACCATTTTCGTGGCAGTTAACAAAACTTTATAACATGCAAAATTTTTTAAGAtccaaaatattttttatataaatattaaacataaacataaaaacacTAAAGAAAACatactaaaaaaaaactaaaaccaaATCCTAATTGCCTCCCACTCCGAAACATGCTTGAAATCCTGTCCCTCGTCATGACGATAGTTGATCAGCGCCACCGCCTTCTGATCATCCTCATCAAGGTCCGGCGTTTCTCTCTCCACCCTCTTGAAATACCGGTCAAACCTCTCGCATTCCAACCGGACCACACGAAACCTGGAAGATAAGGCGTCCACGCTTCGGTTATGGTCCGGACCACGAAGCTGGCCAAAAATCTGTTGAACACGAACCCAAAGGCCCCCCTGTCCCCGTGGTGGAGGATTGGTCACTGCCTCCTCCCAGGCTTCGCACAAGGCGATGTCGTCAACTTCAGTCCATGCATTTGCCATGTGAACGGATGAACGGATTGTATTCAGAAAATATGAAGAGTGTTAACGGGGACGGCGTGGAGAAATGAGaactttgggggggggggtttatatAGTGGGTAATAAGTGTGGAGGTAATAATGGCAATGGTTGGCCGTTTACATGGGAAGATGGAAAGGCAACGGGTAAAAAGCCCGTTTAAAAAGCCCAAAacagtttatttattttttttccgTTAACTTGTTAGTGAAAAGCCCATATAAAAAGCCCAAAGCAGTTTCGTTAACTTGTTAGTGCACAGCCCGTATACATAGCCCAAAACAGTTATGTATTTTTTTTCGTTAACTTGTTAGTGAACAACCCGTATAAAAAGCCCAAAacatttatgtattttttttcgtTAACTTGTTAGTGAACAACCCATATAAAAAGCCCAAAACAGAATTAAAAGTGAACGGAACACATAAACAACCcaaacaaatttaaaacacataatttttattattaattaatacaaattacataaaagataTAACATGAAAAAATTACAAACAAAACTTCGTCAAACCGCTAGTAAAGTGATTCAATTTGATCCATAACATGTAAAAATTGCAAACAAAATTTCTCATCGGGACCTTTTCTCATAACCGCAGAAACGGGTAGTAGAGAAAAAAGCTCGGTCTCCAAGAAAGCAGTCTTCAGATGACTTCACCAAACCACTGCTTAGAACTTAGAACCTCCCCGAGAACAAATTCAAAGTTAGGAGTGAATCAAATCTCTTCTTCTGGAATTCGAGTCAAACGCTTGTAGGAATGATAAAGATGCGTCTTTTTGCTCGATAGTTCCATCCGCACTAACTGGGTAGGTAGATACGGCATTTCTGAAGAGTAAGACACTCCAATATGATAAGCAATATCAAAACCGAATTTGATAACTAAAGCCAAGGAACACGTCACTAGCAGATACATGTGATTTCATAAATATTTCTTGCATTTGATACACAAAAACATCTATGATAATCACATAAAGAAAGCAAGATAACATTTTATTTGAGATTTAAGTGTGTTAGAGGGATTCGTTAAACAAGCACACCAAAAAA
This genomic stretch from Helianthus annuus cultivar XRQ/B chromosome 8, HanXRQr2.0-SUNRISE, whole genome shotgun sequence harbors:
- the LOC110872469 gene encoding double-stranded RNA-binding protein 2, with protein sequence MYKNQLQELSQRSCFNLPSYSCVREGPDHAPRFKATVNFNGETYECPNYCTTLRQAEHSAAEVALNALANSGPSSSLAARILDETGVYKNLLQEVSQRVGSSLPTYTTFRSGLGHFPVFTCTVELADCIFTGEPAKNKKQAEKNAAMSAWSSLKHMAQQSENSSLQKGNIEEQEHVTVARALQKFRLKAKMSNIPLPIHFPAPKPKLVNTQSTSSTTSKILPFICPKTTRGNRPSLTASNNVQTSMKTEIPIAARPHKFPAVEAVPYIPVRHFRAHHGITPPVTIRNVIPVFSAPPRHPPQFRMPVVRTAPPPVTIRQAVPVFSAPEAAIKAVAANIRPIEEKVNKDPVADLKDPMKPLATSSPPLTGPADSLQLLKEEKSKVQDSEVVEKLKELQI